In the Raphanus sativus cultivar WK10039 unplaced genomic scaffold, ASM80110v3 Scaffold2097, whole genome shotgun sequence genome, one interval contains:
- the LOC130505212 gene encoding agamous-like MADS-box protein AGL30: protein MGRVKLKIKKLDSINARQATYCKRKNGIMKKAKELSILCDIDVVLLMFSPAGKPSLCCGKHSIGEVIAKFAQLAPQERAKRKLDNLEALKKTFMKLDHDVNISEFLERSKPTIEVLSEQVRFLQTHLSEIHTRLSYWTEVEKVDSIDDLQQLENSVRQSLYQIRVHKENMLHHQQQQQQLMSNECKNELQSDIDLDFGIDIEQQLENFSWVRTDENMNAPIKEEDPNLQFYHTYKDLTCSASSSLESYSGLFGKSSDFKTPKVETGGNPGPLVDPNLQYSNLSFLNDPKLQQLAEWNLLGSPADYYVSQILEASYRPQFGGNWPSSETLNYPFTVFDDPLLSRCSSQTYK, encoded by the exons ATGGGCCGAGTGAAGTTAAAGATAAAGAAACTAGATAGCATTAATGCACGACAAGCTACGTATTGCAAAAGGAAAAATGGGATAATGAAAAAGGCTAAAGAGTTGTCCATCTTATGCGACATAGATGTTGTGCTTCTCATGTTCTCTCCCGCAGGAAAGCCTTCGCTGTGCTGCGGAAAACACAG CATTGGAGAAGTCATTGCTAAGTTTGCTCAACTTGCTCCGCAAGAAAGGGCAAAGAGGAAGTTGGATAATCTTGAA GCCTTGAAGAAAACATTTATGAAGCTTGACCATGATGTAAATATATCGGAATTTCTAGAAAGAAG TAAACCAACAATTGAG GTTCTAAGCGAACAAGTTAGGTTTCTACAAACACACTTATCAGAAATACACACAAGACTAAG CTATTGGACTGAGGTAGAGAAGGTTGACAGCATAGATGATTTGCAGCAACTAGAAAATTCAGTAAGACAGTCTTTGTATCAAATCCGTGTTCATAAG GAGAACATGCTGCACCATcagcaacagcagcagcaaCTTATGTCCAATGAATGCAAAAACGAG CTGCAGAGTGACATAGATCTGGATTTTGGAATTGATATAGAGCAACAGCTTGAGAATTTCTCATGGGTTCGTACAGATGAAAACATGAATGCTCCTATAAAAGAAGAAGACCCTAATCTTCAGTTTTATCATACCTATAAGGACCTAACGTGCTCCGCAAGTTCATCTCTTGAGAGTTACTCCGGATTGTTTGGTAAAAGCTCAgatttcaaaacaccaaaagTAGAAACCGGTGGCAATCCCGGGCCTTTGGTTGATCCAAATCTGCAATACAGCAACCTCAGTTTCCTAAATGATCCAAAGCTTCAGCAACTAGCTGAGTGGAACCTATTAGGAAGTCCTGCGGATTACTACGTTAGCCAGATCTTGGAAGCTTCTTATAGGCCTCAGTTTGGAGGAAACTGGCCTTCTTCTGAGACGTTAAATTATCCTTTTACCGTCTTTGATGATCCTCTGCTTTCACGG TGCAGCAGCCAAACCTATAAGTAG